A region from the Vicia villosa cultivar HV-30 ecotype Madison, WI linkage group LG3, Vvil1.0, whole genome shotgun sequence genome encodes:
- the LOC131656480 gene encoding chaperone protein dnaJ 11, chloroplastic-like, translating into MAAMLNFTGLSAGPLQFSDDCSSSVQKPSSNSSNRRTVSVRASSAVVDTRRPATSLYEVLRIKPGASHSEIKSAYRSLAKVYHPDAAAQRFLECGDRDFIEIRKAYETLSDPSARAMYDMSLMAAQCERNRQFSVSVTPKRYSSGYTRWETDQCW; encoded by the coding sequence ATGGCGGCAATGCTCAATTTCACCGGCCTCTCCGCCGGACCACTCCAATTCTCCGATGACTGTTCCTCCTCCGTCCAGAAACCGAGCTCCAATAGCTCAAATCGCCGCACGGTTTCCGTCCGAGCCTCATCGGCAGTAGTCGACACACGGAGGCCGGCGACTAGTCTCTACGAAGTTCTTCGAATCAAGCCGGGAGCATCTCATTCGGAGATCAAGTCGGCTTACCGGAGTCTGGCGAAGGTTTACCATCCCGACGCGGCGGCGCAACGGTTTCTGGAGTGTGGCGACAGAGACTTCATCGAGATCCGCAAAGCTTACGAGACACTTTCTGATCCATCAGCGAGAGCGATGTACGACATGTCGTTGATGGCGGCACAGTGCGAGAGGAATAGGCAGTTTTCGGTTTCGGTGACACCGAAACGGTATTCTTCAGGATATACAAGATGGGAAACGGATCAATGCTGGTAG